A region of uncultured Fibrobacter sp. DNA encodes the following proteins:
- a CDS encoding DUF975 family protein — protein sequence MENEENQWDVELNRIRSMNNREIQEFAWNAMSGRWLYGALTLILFLAVIMGLSSPQFLMEEDSVLYNAWEVICTPFTWVLWIGLVACYLDLALKAKPSYARLFLGYRGIEYFLKIVITEVLQYIMLVLWFLLLIVPGIMKSYSYTMTELILVEHPEYTPLQAITASKEMMYGHRWEFFCLQARFWAWWLLCSFTFGIAALWVYPYYMTAKSKFYLKLKERAEAGA from the coding sequence ATGGAAAACGAAGAAAATCAATGGGATGTCGAACTGAACCGCATTCGCTCCATGAACAACAGGGAAATCCAGGAATTTGCCTGGAACGCGATGAGCGGCCGCTGGCTTTACGGGGCTCTGACCTTGATATTATTCCTGGCAGTCATTATGGGGCTTTCTAGTCCGCAATTCCTTATGGAAGAAGACTCCGTGCTTTACAATGCCTGGGAAGTCATCTGCACGCCATTTACATGGGTTTTGTGGATTGGCCTTGTCGCCTGCTATTTGGATTTGGCGCTGAAAGCCAAGCCTTCTTACGCACGGCTTTTTTTAGGGTACCGCGGCATAGAATATTTCCTGAAGATCGTGATTACAGAAGTTCTTCAATACATCATGCTCGTGCTATGGTTCCTGCTCTTGATTGTTCCGGGCATCATGAAATCGTATTCCTATACGATGACGGAACTGATTCTCGTCGAACATCCCGAATACACTCCGCTGCAGGCCATTACCGCTAGCAAGGAAATGATGTACGGTCACCGTTGGGAGTTTTTCTGCCTGCAGGCCCGTTTCTGGGCATGGTGGCTGCTGTGTTCCTTTACGTTCGGCATTGCGGCCCTGTGGGTGTATCCGTACTACATGACCGCCAAAAGCAAGTTCTACCTGAAGCTTAAGGAACGTGCGGAAGCAGGCGCCTAA